The genomic window TGCTAGATCAGGGGCAGAGTTTTTAGCAAAGCGATCATATCAGGGTTTGAATATGCCCAATGAGAACACCTCCCCAGAAGCATTTGTAATAGGACGAAGGGGAAGGGCATCTGTGTACGAGGATGAGAAGAACAAACGTGAACTTCTGTGACATTCAAAATTTTGTTACAACCTGCTAATAGTGAATGTAAAGGCACGAATATGGTAGGAATGGCTGAGGGGATTTTGTCATATGCATTAGATTATTGTAAGCAGGGTAGAGAGTCACCTAAACTCCTGGAGCTTGGGAAAAGTTGAATTGTAAAACTCAACCCTGTAGACACAAACAATTGTAACAACTTGTGAATTAACTTACAGTTTGATCATTTTGAATTGATTCATGCTGAATCTTGACCAAATATTGAGGGAAAAGAAATGCTGAAGTATTTTTATTTGCAAGTGTTAACGATATTATTGATATAATAATAGTTCACACTTCACAATAATATTATATGAATTCCTTTTGACGTCTTGAGCATAACTTAGTTTGCAAGTTGTAGTTGTATGGATCAGAAACTCGAGACTTCCATGGATCTGTTCAACACGTTAATATGGTCGACTGAGTCATAAGTCCAAAAAAGGTATATATTTATGGCTGCATCACGCATGGAAACAGCTGTAGACTGAGAAACAATCCAGTTTGCAAGTTTGACAAAATCAAAGGCCATAACCATAAGCAAAACATGAAATTTCATTAGGAATAGGATTGTCTGATTTAGGAGCTTCTAATTAAGTTCTTAATTGTATGTTTAGAATCTTATATTACCTGTttgatatatttaaaaaaaaaaactttacatGATATTgtatattttagtattttatgtgTAGGTGGCCTTGATATTTATTCttatattattattgttgaaggactctaaatataaaattcaatagtCAACCACgttgattttcattttcttttttttttctttaggttAGACGTTTGATCATTCTAGAATTTTTACATGCAATTAGAAGACATAGTCAGTCTTAAAATTCAAATAAAGTAGTAGCATCTATTTGCAAAGTATAAGGTCTAAAAGTTTAATAAATGTGTCATAAAAACTCAGTAATAAATGGAGAATCTGAATGCAAGAAAATCTTGAGGATGATATTTCAGAAATGGGATTGTGCTTTTGTTAATTTATATCATGAGAATGTCCCCACTATTTTTAAATCTTTCCCTGAATTGCTGTAATGCTACTTGTATTGTGCTTGTTTCCTCCTTAAATTATGCATTGGTTGGGCTCCGAAACTAAGTGTCAAGTATTTTCTTTCATATTTGTGGTTTTGGTTCTTATTACATTGATTAGGACTAAGGCACACTCAAATTATTCAGAGTGGATCATCTCCAGTGAAAAAAAATTGGATGGTGTCCAGTGTTTAATCTCATCTTTCATTgctctctctttcctctttattTTTGGTTCCACTTGTAGAATTTAAGGTGAGAGATCACATTTTATTCtctcaagtgttaaaaaaaaCTAGAGAGTATGCATTTCCCAAATTATCCCTGTCCACTTTCATAGTTTCATTGATGCACTTAACTTGTTATGTACTTATGTTATATGGCCCATTTCTTTCCTTTGGTTCATCTACCTCCATGTGAAAAAAATAATATTGTGAATCATGAGtcaattaaatatatttaattaaatatgttaAATCATTTTATAATTTACAATATCATTTTTAGAAGATGTCATTatggaaattaaaaaaaagggaaaatttTTGTAGCACCATGCGACTACACGTGCATGGAAGGTTAAATTAATTAATGACATTTCTCATAATCTACTTTGTTCTTTAACAATCCAAAAAGTGTTGCTTTATGAGTTTATACATATGACTCATCTCACTTTTTTTCACATTATCAGCTTCTTTTTTGACACAGCTGTAATTGAAATCTGTTTCACATTACCATTTTCAATTTAACGGTGAAACAGTAAAAGATGGATAATGAAAATGACTCATTTTGGAGCATTGAACTGAAATATTTAAAGGCGGAAAAGTAATGAATGGCCCCACACTTCCACACAGAAAAATAGTAAGAATGGACAAAACAACGAGTTCTAATtactataataaataaaaaaaaatgaacaatCTTAATCTATAAACAGATTTCGCCTCAAACTATTTGATTCATTTGTCTACTAAGTGCCATCTAAGAAAATTGTTGTATTAATATTTTATATAGAAACAAAGGTATAAATTGTAAGCTACTCATAAGtaatcatatttatcttttacgTTTAATAAACATTAGAATGAAATAACAAAAAGTAGAAATAGAATTAATTTAGAACTCATTGTAAAACAGAGTTGGTGAAAGTCCAGTATGTATCTACAGCCACAAGAATACCccagattttttttaatataactcCTTTGACGTTAACACCCTCACCACAAAACTAAaataaggggaaaaaaaaaagataaaagaaaacagAGGAGGGGCAGAGTAATAGGCATGTTAGTACAATTTTGGTGAATAATTTCAAAATTCCATCATAAATGTACAAGATTGTTCTTGAATCTAGAAGCATCAGTAAGAACATTCCATTCTGTGAACTCTGTCCCTCAGAATTCCATTATACAAAGCGATTCTGTTAGCTGGCATTTCACGAACGTTTCTGCAGTTGCTTGATCTTGATGATNNNNNNNNNNNNNNNNNNNNNNNNNNNNNNNNNNNNNNNNNNNNNNNNNNNNNNNNNNNNNNNNNNNNNNNNNNNNNNNNNNNNNNNNNNNNNNNNNNNNNNNNNNNNNNNNNNNNNNNNNNNNNNNNNNNNNNNNNNNNNNNNNNNNNNNNNNNNNNNNNNNNNNNNNNNNNNNNNNNNNNNNNNNNNNNNNNNNNNNNNNNNNNNNNNNNNNNNNNNNNNNNNNNNNNNNNNNNNNNNNNNNNNNNNNNNNNTTGACGTTCTCAGCAAATTgaactctcttcttcttcttcttgctcagCTTCCTCtccctcttcttttcttctggAAATTAAACAAAGAGAGCAAAATCATGTGAGTGGATGACTTGAGAAGAAGGAAGTGAAGAAGAGAAGCAGGGGAAGTGAATGATTGTAATTTACCTGAAGACAAGCAAGAGCGTAAGATTTGGTTGTTGGATtgaggagaatgatgatgaatcttGTGGCGGGAG from Arachis ipaensis cultivar K30076 chromosome B09, Araip1.1, whole genome shotgun sequence includes these protein-coding regions:
- the LOC107616553 gene encoding uncharacterized protein LOC107616553 (The sequence of the model RefSeq protein was modified relative to this genomic sequence to represent the inferred CDS: added 48 bases not found in genome assembly) — its product is MASISQGIVFTTAMVLSSTVLYLAFSRHKIHHHSPQSNNQILRSCLSSEEKKRERKLSKKKKKRVQFAENVKERIGKSEEEQRKQNRVSSRSSNCRNVREMPANRIALYNGILRDRVHRMECSY